A genomic stretch from Theobroma cacao cultivar B97-61/B2 chromosome 4, Criollo_cocoa_genome_V2, whole genome shotgun sequence includes:
- the LOC18601914 gene encoding uncharacterized protein LOC18601914 — MVGVGIAICVQCGTASNPCRCKMVGPTLGFLAFAAAAIVEWPVGALVYCFKHMKGRRMMAHPATVVYPSVSNAIPI, encoded by the coding sequence ATGGTGGGTGTTGGGATTGCAATCTGCGTTCAATGTGGCACCGCCAGCAACCCTTGCAGGTGCAAGATGGTTGGACCAACGCTGGGTTTCCTGGCCTTTGCGGCTGCAGCCATTGTGGAGTGGCCAGTGGGGGCTTTGGTCTACTGTTTCAAGCACATGAAGGGTCGTCGTATGATGGCACATCCAGCCACTGTTGTTTACCCTTCTGTCAGTAATGcaattcccatttaa